The following proteins are encoded in a genomic region of Montipora foliosa isolate CH-2021 chromosome 8, ASM3666993v2, whole genome shotgun sequence:
- the LOC138013352 gene encoding phosphatidylinositol 5-phosphate 4-kinase type-2 alpha-like isoform X2, whose amino-acid sequence MSSHAKTKKKKNFRVMSQKVKVFRSKDPLLSVLMWGVSHSINELSHVNNPAMLMPDDFKAYAKLRVDNHLFNKENFPSHFKFKEYCPLVFRQLRERFGVEDNQYVAAFQLSPMVMPSPGRSGAKFFISRNKKFYVKTIESEDIEKLHNILPQYHHYIVERHGKTLLPQYLGLYRITVDNKETYLLVMKSVFSTRFKVHKKYDLKGSTVDRQASTKEKTRENPTLKDNDFVKDNAKLLIGDEVKKDLLQRIKDDVEFLTSLNIMDYSLLVGIHDIDKAEAGNDVDDFLGGIESTEDSDMESPREADSPPESDSPVEGDMSISETPPTTPPANINGRERNISFGSAELDEREEDDDVTEFFQSVDETRRELYFLGIIDVLTFYGAGKKAAHAAKTVKHGAGAEISTVKPENYAKRFLELMERIFE is encoded by the exons ATGTCTAGTCATGCGAAgacgaaaaagaagaagaattttAGGGTTATGAGCCAGAAGGTGAAAGTATTTCGCTCCAAAGATCCACTGCTGAGTGTGTTGATGTGGGGAGTCAGCCATTCG ATTAACGAACTGTCGCATGTGAATAATCCTGCCATGTTGATGCCCGATGACTTCAAAGCGTACGCGAAACTTCGCGTGGACAACCACCTCTTCAATAA AGAAAATTTCCCAAGCCATTTTAAGTTCAAAGAATATTGTCCATTGGTATTCAGACAGCTACGAGAACGGTTTGGCGTAGAAGATAATCAATATGTG GCTGCCTTTCAGTTATCTCCTATGGTGATGCCCTCTCCTGGTCGTAGTGGTGCCAAGTTTTTTATTTCAAGAAACAAAAAGTTCTATGTTAAGACAATAGAGAGTGAAGACATCGAAAAATTACACAATATTCTTCCACAGTATCACCAT TATATAGTTGAACGGCACGGCAAGACACTGTTGCCACAGTACCTGGGTTTGTACCGGATCACAGTGGACAATAAGGAAACATATCTTCTGGTAATGAAGAGTGTATTTAGCACGAGGTTTAAGGTCCACAAGAAGTACGATTTAAAGGGCTCAACTGTAGATCGTCAAGCAAGCACCAAAGAAAAG ACGAGAGAAAATCCTACACTGAAGGACAACGATTTTGTAAAAGATAATGCCAAGCTACTCATTGGTGATGAAGTTAAGAAAGACTTGCTACAAAGGATCAAAGATGATGTAGAG TTTTTAACAAGTCTAAACATAATGGATTACAGCCTGCTGGTGGGCATTCATGACATCGATAAGGCAGAAGCTGGTAACGATGTTGACGATTTCCTTGGTGGTATAGAGAGTACGGAGGATAGTGACATGGAGTCTCCCCGTGAAGCAGATTCGCCACCAGAATCAGACTCCCCTGTTGAGGGGGACATGTCAATCAGTGAAACCCCGCCGACAACTCCACCAGCAAACATCAACGGTCGGGAGAGAAATATTAGTTTTGGAAGTGCTGAACTAGATGAGAGAGAAGAGGATGATGATGTTACAGAATTTTTTCAAAGTGTAGATG AAACAAGACGAGAGTTATATTTCCTTGGAATTATAGACGTCTTAACATTTTATGGAGCAGGAAAAAAGGCTGCCCATGCAGCCAAGACAGTAAAACATGGG